From a region of the Kwoniella mangroviensis CBS 8507 chromosome 1 map unlocalized Ctg01, whole genome shotgun sequence genome:
- a CDS encoding thioredoxin-like protein 4A yields the protein MSYFMTHLHSGWHVDQAILVEEDRVVCIRFGHDHDQECMALDETLYGVSEKVQNFAVIYLVDITEVPDFNKMYELYDNCSLMFFYRNKHIMIDLGTGDNNKINWAITDKQELIDIIETVYRGASKGRGLVVSPRDYSTRQKGR from the exons ATGTCGTATTTTATGACCCA CTTGCATTCCGGCTGGCATGTCGACCAAGCGATTCTCGTGGAGGAAGACCGTGTGGTATGTATACGGTTCGGCCACGATCATGACCAGGAATGTATGGCGTTAGATGAGACTCTGTATGGTGTGTCAGAGAAAGTGCAGAATTTCGCAGTCATCTACCTGGTGGACATAACTGAAGTACCCGATTTCAACAAGATGTACGAGTTGTACGATAATTGCTCGTTGATGTTCTTCTATCG AAACAAGCACATCATGATAGATTTGGGAACGGGTGATAACAACAAGAT AAATTGGGCCATAACCGATAAacaggag TTGATCGACATCATCGAGACTGTGTATAGAGGAGCTTCGAAAGGACGTGGTCTCGTAGTATCacctcgag ATTACTCGACTCGACAGAAAGGCCGTTAG
- a CDS encoding peptidyl-tRNA hydrolase: MSSIRMDGILSPLVISVIAFAVGYQAHSLLSTRANPSLLTPTDASSKSKSRSKNDTKSVTSSSGSGTDTESDAEDTAAALSSDLTSTKFSSSEEMKLVLVVNDELKMTKGKIAAQAGHATLACAMTLKEANPRLFRAWQNQGQPKIALRCANTEELEILAAQARSLNLCARTIRDAGRTQVAPGSKTIVGIGPGPARIINTVTGKLKLL, translated from the exons ATGAGCTCGATCAGGATGGACG GAATCCTCTCCCCCCTCGTCATATCCGTCATAGCCTTCGCAGTAGGCTATCAAGCCCATTCCCTCTTATCCACTCGCGCCAACCCATCTTTGCTCACTCCTACCGAtgcatcttccaaatctaAATCGAGATCAAAGAATGATACAAAATCTGTCACCTCAAGCTCCGGTTCGGGAACAGATACAGAATCCGATGCTGAAGATACAGCTGCAGCATTATCATCCGACTTGACATCGACCAAATTCAGTAGTTCggaagagatgaaattgGTCCTAGTAGTGAATGACGAGTTGAAAATGACCAAGGGGAAGATTGCCGCTCAGGCTGGTCATGCGACGTTGGCTTGTGCGATGACGTTGAAGGAGGCTAATCCGAGG TTATTCAGAGCATGGCAGAACCAAGG TCAACCTAAAATAGCATTACGTTGCGCCAACACCGAAGAACTAGAGATCTTAGCAGCTCAAGCTAGAAGTTTGAATCTATGTGCGAGGACGATAAGAGATGC TGGAAGAACTCAAGTGGCTCCTGGGTCGAAAACCATCGTCGGTATTGGGCC AGGCCCAGCAAGAATTATCAATACAGTTACGGGGAAGCTCAAGCTTCTATAG